From Daucus carota subsp. sativus chromosome 6, DH1 v3.0, whole genome shotgun sequence, the proteins below share one genomic window:
- the LOC108227323 gene encoding E3 ubiquitin-protein ligase HOS1 encodes METTTTNFNGAASNLHAAPTSKPPPPRLLNYTCDKVQRALEHLASIELLDLCNEAKVERCRAPRDLSSCGRAVESVLNTCGHASLCPECSQRCDNCPICRIPVSKNGNRLRLRLYYECIEAGLISKRCDDRFQEKEEAEQLLTADVERLYSLFDVAIENNLVSLICHYVTDVCMDESAVSSDPIVAFLLDEVVVKDWCKRIFRIIVAELHKIYSLSVQEMEEALSSLFRYSVKLSGISNVLDVLESSFKGSLSAQFHDLHQLQECVLKTKQHMEMMIWCIRHHFLEYVRSRHKSYASWRSIVHERKAAAIKRSWPDSIDQSSDTTSNCGSTLFIEEALKNIDIEDGIVNQMGEKSEIATLQKEGFYPKIDGLKGLYPFENLRAGIDSLFLHGSSDMVLAKHAIFLYYLFDRQWSLPDNEWRDIVDDFAATFGITRHSLLESLTFYLLDDYTDEALQEACSILPEISGPTTHPKVAQVLLERQNPDAAFMVLRWSGRDGGAELVSLSEAVTAVRVRVECGLLTEAFMYQRMLCSKLKKLKLRHEPSRNASDVLKDDSQTWMNWVEALVTEICCLCIRRKLVDRILELPWDSDEEKYLHKCLYDFAVNEPLEPAGSLLVVFYLQRYRYVEAHQVDRKLHSLEQNFISDNSVSEEDLSKITLTSQWRAGLVDKSIELLPEVQQQLLRDGKLPELNPPVTEIDSPVTSDPKGQETILNSLLVSSSAKYPFVSQGEIATPLLDPLFSETPSKGFGSVSHSGFKKYGSTLISEVSLLDNARRIQKSMNGYGKDFNSNGITSSATRPSSVIATPLKDFNRSSLRNPGRSQSRDEQISYISLEKDKNKFTNQFKNASQYSRTIAADPVGSSFSGQGLFKDSAQEMYLNASGNHEQLERQKKNWAGPPGDLMDVSWSHEGEGTSIEDASANGGPRWRSDDTSEDDEQQTPFPNGFGGNGGGHSISMRRARRSRFAMK; translated from the exons ATGGAGACGACTACAACTAATTTCAACGGAGCCGCCTCAAATCTCCACGCCGCTCCCACCTCCAAGCCTCCACCCCCTCGTCTACTCAATTACACTTGCGATAAAGTTCAg AGAGCATTGGAGCATTTGGCTTCTATTGAGCTTCTTGATCTGTGCAATGAAGCAAAAGTTGAGCGTTGTCGGGCACCCAGGGACTTGAGCAGCTGTGGACGTGCTGTTGAAAGTGTGTTGAATACATGTGGCCATGCCTCCTTATGCCCAGAATGTAGTCAGAGATGTGATAATTGTCCTATTTGTAGAATTCCTGTGTCAAAGAATGGGAATAGACTTCGGCTTCGTCTTTACTACGAGTGCATAGAAGCTGGTCTTATCTCTAAGAGATGTGATGACCGGTTCCAGGAGAAAGAGGAGGCTGAACAACTATTAACTGCTGATGTGGAAcggctttattcactatttGATGTTGCAATCGAGAACAACCTGGTTTCCCTGATTTGTCACT ATGTTACAGATGTCTGCATGGATGAAAGTGCAGTATCTAGTGATCCTATCGTTGCTTTCTTGCTCGATGAAGTGGTGGTTAAAGATTGGTGCAAGAGGATATTCAGAATTATTGTGGCAGAGCTTCATAAAATCT ATAGTCTTAGTGTACAGGAGATGGAAGAAGCACTAAGCTCACTTTTTAGGTATTCTGTTAAGCTTTCTGGGATATCCAATGTGCTTGACGTTTTGGAATCATCATTTAAGGGTTCTCTTTCGGCACAGTTTCATGATCTTCATCAATTACAAGAGTGTGTATTGAAGACGAAGCAG CACATGGAGATGATGATATGGTGTATAAGGCACCATTTTCTTGAGTACGTCAGGTCACGGCATAAAAGTTATGCATCTTGGCGTTCTATTGTCCACGAAAGGAAAGCAGCTGCTATTAAACGTTCATGGCCTGATTCAATAGATCAATCTTCCGATACCACTTCAAATTGTGGTTCCACACTCTTCATTGAAGAAGCACTGAAGAATATTGATATAGAAGATGGAATTGTAAATCAGATGGGTGAAAAATCTGAAATTGCTACCTTGCAAAAGGAAGGGTTCTACCCGAAGATTGACGGATTGAAAGGACTCTACCCGTTCGAAAATCTTCGAGCTGGAATTGATTCACTCTTTTTACATGGAAGTTCAGATATGGTGTTAGCTAAACATGCAATA TTcttgtattatttatttgataggCAGTGGTCGCTTCCCGATAATGAATGGAGAGATATTGTAGATGATTTTGCCGCAACCTTTGGTATAACAAGGCATTCCTTACTAGAATCTCTTACATTCTACCTTCTGGATGACTATACAGATGAGGCTCTGCAG GAAGCCTGCAGCATTCTTCCGGAAATATCAGGCCCGACTACTCATCCTAAGGTAGCACAAGTTCTTTTAGAAAGACAAAATCCTGATGCAGCTTTTATGGTTCTAAGGTGGTCTGGGCGTGATGGTGGTGCAGAGTTAGTCTCACTTAGTGAGGCTGTCACTGCTGTTCGGGTGAGAGTGGAGTGCGGACTTCTGACCGAGGCATTTATGTACCAGAGAATGCTGTGCTCCAAACTTAAGAAATTGAAGTTGAGGCATGAACCTTCACGGAATGCTTCAGATGTCTTGAAAGACGATTCTCAAACTTGGATGAACTGGGTGGAAGCACTTGTTACCGAGATATGTTGTCTATGTATCAGAAGGAAGTTGGTAGATCGAATTTTAGAACTTCCTTGGGATTCAGATGAAGAGAAGTATCTGCACAAGTGCCTATATGATTTTGCTGTTAACGAGCCTTTAGAACCTGCTGGAAGTCTTCTTGTGGTTTTCTACCTTCAG CGTTATCGTTATGTCGAGGCACATCAGGTTGACCGAAAGCTTCATAGTCTGGAGCAGAATTTTATTTCTGACAATTCTGTCAGTGAGGAAGACTTATCCAAGATCACACTGACAAGTCAGTGGAGAGCAGGATTGGTT GACAAGAGCATTGAACTGCTTCCAGAAGTTCAACAGCAACTCCTGAGAGATGGAAAATTACCTGAACTTAATCCTCCAGTAACTGAAATTGACAGCCCAGTAACTTCTGATCCTAAAGGGCAAGAAACAATTTTGAATAGTTTATTGGTTTCTTCTTCAGCCAAGTATCCCTTTGTTTCCCAGGGTGAAATAGCAACTCCTCTCTTGGACCCTTTATTTAGTGAAACTCCATCCAAAGGGTTTGGATCTGTATCACATTCTGGCTTTAAGAAGTATGGTTCGACATTGATATCTGAAGTGAGCCTATTAGACAATGCCAGAAGAATACAGAAGTCGATGAATGGCTATGGTAAAGACTTTAATTCTAACGGCATCACCTCTTCTGCAACTCGTCCCAGTTCTGTGATTGCCACACCTTTGAAAGATTTCAATAGAAGTTCACTAAGAAATCCTGGTAGAAGCCAGTCCCGTGATGAACAGATCAGTTACATTTCCCTGGAAAAGGACAAGAATAAGTTCACTAATCAATTTAAGAATGCAAGCCAATATTCCCGTACAATCGCAGCTGATCCTGTTGGTTCATCCTTTAGTGGTCAGGGCTTGTTTAAAGATTCTGCTCAAGAAATGTACTTAAATGCTTCTGGTAATCATGAACAGTTggaaagacaaaaaaaaaactgggCTGGGCCTCCAGGTGATTTGATGGATGTATCTTGGAG CCATGAAGGGGAGGGTACTTCTATTGAGGATGCAAGTGCAAATGGTGGACCTAGATGGCGATCTGATGATACTAGCGAAGATGATGAACAGCAGACTCCATTTCCAAATGGATTTGGGGGAAATGGTGGTGGTCATAGTATATCTATGAGAAGAGCCAGAAGAAGCAGGTTTGCCATGAAGTGA
- the LOC108226326 gene encoding cytochrome P450 72A552-like codes for MCKTLVVGETSEEITRIRELRDQVNEQAVKVANLMFFPGWWFLPTKDLNTLKSVHKQVEGLVKKVVTKRLGELKKGARSEGDMLGLMLEAYLDKTSGFSLDDVMDECRSFHFAGTEATARSLIWALYVLSKYPEWQAKAREEVLQVFGDQKPNAEGLNQLKTVTMILYEVMRLYPPTSMIHRAISKDTKLGDMVLPAWIQLSIPITLMNHDPDIWGEDVNEFKPERFEEGVFNSKMQSIFFAFASGPRKCVGQGMAMVIDKFVIATLLQRFSFEISSSYVHAPKHAFLLVPQHGMKLVVRKLI; via the exons ATGTGCAAAACACTTGTAGTGGGCGAGACTAGTGAAGAAATTACAAGGATTCGTGAGCTCCGTGATCAGGTTAATGAACAAGCAGTCAAAGTAGCAAACCTCATGTTCTTTCCTGGCTGGTG GTTTCTACCGACTAAAGATCTGAACACTCTGAAATCAGTTCACAAACAAGTTGAGGGTTTAGTGAAGAAAGTGGTGACTAAAAGATTGGGAGAATTGAAAAAAGGGGCACGCAGCGAAGGCGATATGTTGGGTTTGATGTTGGAAGCTTATCTGGACAAAACAAGTGGATTTAGTCTTGACGATGTGATGGATGAGTGCAGAAGTTTTCATTTCGCAGGGACGGAAGCTACAGCACGGTCTTTGATATGGGCACTCTATGTTCTCAGCAAATATCCTGAATGGCAAGCCAAAGCAAGAGAAGAGGTTCTGCAggtttttggagatcagaagcCCAATGCTGAGGGACTAAACCAACTCAAAACT GTCACAATGATTCTGTATGAAGTTATGAGACTATATCCACCAACTAGTATGATTCACCGAGCTATCTCCAAGGATACAAAATTAGGAGACATGGTTCTACCGGCCTGGATCCAGTTGTCCATCCCGATAACTTTAATGAATCACGACCCTGACATTTGGGGAGAAGATGTCAATGAATTTAAGCCGGAGAGATTTGAGGAAGGTGTTTTCAATTCAAAAATGCAATCTATTTTCTTTGCTTTCGCTAGTGGACCTCGAAAATGTGTTGGACAAGGTATGGCAATGGTTATAGACAAATTTGTGATAGCAACTCTTCTGCAACGCTTCAGCTTCGAGATCTCTTCCTCGTATGTGCATGCTCCCAAGCATGCTTTCCTCCTCGTACCTCAGCATGGAATGAAACTTGTTGTGCGTAAACTTATCTAG